CCATGTACTGGGCCATCCAGCCGGTGGGCGCGCTGGCCACCACCCGGGGGATGCCGATGAGGCTGGAGAGCAGGGCGTACTGGGTGGCGGTAAAGCGCTTGTCGGTGAGGGTGGCCATGAAGGCCAGGAAGGCCGCCGTGCCCATGCCCGAGGCAAGGTTCTCAAAGGCGATCACCGCGGCCAAGGCCCATATCTGGTGGCCGATGTAGGCCAGGGCCGCGAAGCCGGCGGTGGAGACCGCTTGCAGAATGCCGAAAATCCACAGGCAGCGCCGGATGCCCAGCTTGAGGATCACCACCCCGCCGAACAGCCCGCCGCCCACCGTGGCCCAAAAGCCGAATAGCTTGACCACCGCCCCGATCTCGCTGTTGGTGAAGCCGGTGTCCAGGTAAAAGGGGATGGTCATGGTTGAGGCCATGGAGTCGCCGATTTTATATAGAAGCACGAAGGCCAGCAGGCCCAAGGCCCCGGAGCGTTGGAAATACTCCACAAAGGGCTCGATCACCGCGTCCCTGAGGCTGGTGGGGGTGCCCCCGGGATGGGGCGGTTCGCGGCAGAGCAGGGTGGTGATGATGCCCACGCCCATGGCCGCGGCCATGATCATGTAAACCTGGGTGAAGCCGATGTGGTCGGCCATGATCATGCCCCCGCCGCTGGCCAGGAGCATGCCCACCCGGTAGCCGTTCACGTACAGCGAGGAGCCCAGGCCCAGCTCCTCGTCGCTCAGGTCCTCCCGGCGGTAGGCGTCCACCACGATGTCTTGCGAGGCGCTGAAAAAGGTGACCAGCAGGGCCACCAGGGCCAGCACGGTGGGGGCCTTGGCCGGTTCGCTGAAGCCCAGGGCCACGATGGCCCCGGTGAGGAGCACCTGGGCCACCAGCAGCCAGCCCCGCCGCCGCCCCAGGAAGGGCAGGGTGTAGCGGTCCACCAGGGGGGCCCAAAGGAACTTGAGGGTGTAGGGCAGGCCCACCAGGGCCATGAGCCCGATGGTGGCCAGGTCCACGCCCTGGGCGCGCATCCAGGCCTGCAAGAGGGAGATGGTTAGGAGCAGGGGCAGGCCGCAACTGAAGCCCATGAGCAGGGCCACCAGCATGCGGGGGCTGAATATCTGCCGGATGATGCCGGGCATGGCTCAGCCCCGCCGCCGTGGCGGCTCAAGGTTGTTGCGATTTTCCGGGATGTGAACGCGCGGGAGCTGGGGCGCGGCGGTCCTCATCACTCTACGCTGACGATCTCCAGCAGGCGGACGCCGCCCGGGGTGCGCACCGAGACCTCCTCGCCCTCTTCCTTGCCCAACAGGGCCTGGCCGATGGGAGAGGTCATGGAGATGCGTCCGGCGGTGGCGTCGCTCTCGGCCTCGCCCACGATCTGGTAGGAGAACTCCACGTCCCCGTCCACGTCGTAGACCGTGAAGCGACAGCCGAAGACCACCCGGCCGTTGGGGTCGGGCAGGGGATCAACAATCTCGGCCACGGCCAAGAGGTTCTTGATCTCGGCGATCTTGCTCATGATTATGGCGTTGCGCTCTTTGGCGGCGTGGTACTCGGCGTTTTCCGAGAGGTCGCCGTGGGCCCGGGCCTCTTCGATGGCCTTGACGTTGGCCGGAAGGTCCACCTTGCGCAGTTGGTCCAGTTGGTCTTGCAGACTTTTGTGGCCCTCGCGGGTGAGTAGGGTGCGCGACACCGTAACTCCTTACCTGGGGCGGCCCTAAAAAATAAACGGGCAGCCGGGGTTCAAGAAACGGCGCGGACGAAAGCGTCCGCGCCGCCGTGAAAAGGAGTATAACACCAACCTCCCGCCTACTCAACGCCGCCCTTTGTTCAAGCGCGGGGCCAACTTGTTAAGACCGGGGGGCGATGTTATACTAGGCCTCCTGTTCTTGGAGGGGTGGACCGGGGAACCCCCTGAAAGCCCTGGAGCATTTTGCCCCGGCTGAGGCTTGACAGCCGGGGCGGTTTGCTATAGTCAACAGCAGGCCCCAAAGGTGGTCGGACTAATGAAGATCGCGGTGAAGGACATTCAGCCGGAAGGCCTCGCCGTAAACTTCAGCGATAATGCCGCTCAACCGGGGGACCTGGGTCCGCAGGTGGAGGCCATAGCACAAGCGCCCCGGGCCGAGCTTCGCCTGGAACGCGAGGGCGATCTGGTCTTTGCCAAGGGCAGCTACGCCGCGGAGCTGGTGCTGGCGTGCAGCCGGTGCCTGGGGCCCGCGCCCCTGGGCCTGGAGGGCACGGTGGACTGGACCTTCCGGCCCCTGCCCGAGGACGCGCCCGAGGAGTTGCGCCTGGCCGGCGAGGAGATGGAGCTGTCGTTTTATAAAGACGGTGTCATCGACCTGGCCCAGGCCCTTCGGGACGAGTTGGGCCTGGCCCTGCCCATGGCCCCCTTGTGCAGCCAGGCCTGCCCGGGCCTGTGCCCCGTGTGCGGCAAGCCCATTGAAGAGGGCAAGGCCTGCTGCGCCGAAGAGAAGATCGACCCCCGCTGGGCCAAGCTGGCCCAGTTGAAAAAAGAGTGAGTTTGCAACCAACGCGGCACGACCGCGATTAAAGCCGGAGACATTAGAAAATGGCCGTTCCCAAAAGACGTCATTCCACCACCCGCGGCAAAAAGCGGCGCTCCCACGACGCCATCGCCCTGCCCAACACCGTGGCCTGCCCTCAGTGCGGCGAGCCCAAGATGCCCCACCGGGTGTGCCCTTCCTGCGGCACCTACAAGGGGCGCCAGGCGGTGCAGACCGAGGAGTAGGTACTAACTTCTCATGCGCATAGCCCTGGACGGTATGGGGGGCGACAAGGCCCCTGAAGCGGTGGTCAAGGGAGCGGTGCGCGCCCTGAGCGAGAACCCGTCGGATGTGGAAATCATCCTGGTGGGCCAGCCCGAAGCGCTGGAGCCGCTCTTGGAGCGCGAGAGCTACCCCAGCGACCGCCTACATCTGCATCCGGCCACCCAGGTGGTGGCCATGGACGCCTCGCCGGGCACCGCGCTCCGGCGCTTGCCTGATTCCAGCATCCGGGTCTGCTACGACCTGCACAAGAGCGGCGAGGCCGACGCGGTGATCAGCGCGGGCAACTCCGGCGCGGTCATGGCCCTGGGCGTGGTGATCATGGGCCGCTTGGCCGAGGTGGACCGCCCGGCCCTGGCCTCGGTGTTCCCGGCCCTCAAAGGAGCCACCCTGCTCATCGACGTGGGGGCCAACGTGGATTGCACCCCGTTGATGCTCCTCCAGTTCGGCTACATGGGCAGCGTGTACGCCGAAAAGGTCATGGGAGTGCCCTCGCCCAAGGTGGGGTTGTTGTCCATCGGCGAGGAGCCGGGCAAGGGCAACACCGTGGTCAAGCAGGCCGCCGAGCATCTGAACAACAGCGGCCTGAACTTCATCGGCAACGTGGAAGGCCGCGACATGTTCGTGGGCGAAACCCAAGTGATCGTTTGCGACGGTTTCGTGGGCAACGTCTGCATCAAGCTGGTGGAAGGCTTCGCCGACACCTTTGAGTATTTTTTCCGGGAATACATGTCCCACAGCATCAAGGGCCGCCTGGGCGGCCTGTTGCTGCGCGAACAGTTCCGCGACGTGGCCAGCCGCCTGGACTACTCCAACTACGGAGGCGCCCCCCTGCTGGGCATCAACGGGGTCGGGCTCATCGCCCACGGCGCTTCCTCGCCCAAGGCCATAGCCACGGCGGTCAAGGTGGCCGCTGACGCGGTCCGCGCCGAAGTGACCCGCCACCTGGCCGAAGGCCTGGAGCAATACCGCGGCCGCCTGCTGGGGCAGGGCTTCCTCGACTGAGCCCCCTCGCCCCCCGGCGGCAACCATCACTGGGGAGATACGATTCGATGGACTATTTCTTCACCGAAGAGCAGGAGATGATCCGCGACCTTTGCCGGCAGATCGCCGAAGAGCGCATCAAGCCGGTCCGGGCCGAGTTGGATGAAAAAGAGCAGTTCCCCAGCGAGATCATGAAGGCCCTGGCCCAGGCGGACCTGTTCCAGATCATCATCCCCGAGCAGTACGGCGGCTTGGGCGGCGGGTGCCTGGAAAACTGCATCGCGGTGGAAGAGCTTTCCCGCGCCTGCTGCGGCGTGTCCACCAGCTATGCCGCTTCTTTCCTGGGGGCTTACCCCATCCTGCTCTACGGCTCCGAGGCCCAGAAAGAGAAGTACCTCCCGCTCATCGGCAGCGGTGAGCAGTACTGCGCCTTCGCCCTCACCGAGTCCGCCTCCGGCTCCGACGCGGGCTCCATTGCCACCGAGGCCAAGAAGGACGGCGACTCCTACGTACTGAACGGCTCCAAGCAATGGATCACCAACGGCGGCGAGGCGGGCATCTACACCGTCATCGCCATCACCGACCGCTCCAAGGGGCCCCGTGGGGCCAGCGCCTTTATTGTGGAGGCGGATGACCCCGGCTTCAGTGTGGGCAAGAAAGAGACCAAGCTGGGCATCCGGGCCAGCGCCACGGCCGAGCTGATCTTCAACGACTGCCGCATCCCGGCCGATCGCCTGGTGGGCCGCGAGGGCCTGGGTTTCGTGGTGGCCATGCGCACCTTTGACAAGTCCCGCCCCGGCGTGGGCGCCCAGGCGGTGGGCGTGGCCGCGGGCGCCCTGGACGAGGCCGCGGCCTTTGCCCGCACCCGCAAGCAGTTCGGCAAGCCCATCATCACCTTCCAGGCCGTGGCCCACATGCTGGCCGACATGGCCACCGAGATCGAGGCGGCCCGCGCCCTGGTCTACTGCACGGCGCGTTTCATCGACTCCGGGGCCAAGGACTTCTCCAAGGTCAGCGCCATGGCCAAGGTCTTCCCCTCGGACGTGGCCATGCGGGCCACCACCAACGCGGTGCAGGTCCTGGGCGGCCACGGCTACATGCGCGACTATCCCGTAGAGAAGATGATGCGCGACGCCAAGATCCTGCAAATCTACGAGGGCACCAACCAGATCCAGCGCAACGTCATCGGCCAGGAGCTGAACAAAGAGTACGGGCGCAAGTAGGTTCCGGGAGCACTGCCTAATGAAGATCGCGGTTTGCATCAAGCAGGTCCCGGATACGGCCAACGTCAAGCTGGACCCCGAGACCCATACTCTCAAGCGCGAAGGCGTGGAGAGCATCGTCAACCCTTTTGATCTGTTCGCCCTGGAGGCCGCCCTGCGTATTCGGGAGCAGGCCGGCGGCGAGATCGTGGCCGTTTCCATGGGCCCGCCCCAGGCCGAGTCGGTCTTGAAAGAAGCCGTGGGCTACGGCGTGGACGAGTGCCTGCTCTTGAGCGACCGGGCCTTCGCCGGGGCTGACACCTGGGCCACCACCGCCGCCTTGGCGGCCGGAATCCAGGGCCTGGGCGACGTTGACCTGGTGGTCTGCGGCAAGCAGGCCGTGGACGGCGACACCGCCCAGGTGGGGCCGGGCATCGCCCGCCGCCTGGGCATCCCCCACGTGGCTTTCGTAAAAGGTTTCCGCGAAATGGCTGACGGCCGCCTGGTGGTGGAGCGCCAGATGGACGACGGCTTCGACGTGGTGGCCCTGCCTCTGCCCGGGCTCATCACCGTGGTGCGCGAGGTGGGCGAGCCCCGGCCGCCTTCGCTAAAGGGTAAGATGCGGGCCAAGAAGTATCAGGTGCCCATGAAGGGCGCGGCCGAGCTGGGCCTCACGCCCGAGCAGGTGGGCCTGGCCGGCTCCTACACCCAAGTGGTCAAGGTTTTCGCGCCCAGCGTGTCCGGCGACCGCAAGAAGCTCACCGGGCCGCCCCAAGAGACCGGCGCCTCGGTAATCGACGCCCTGGTGGAAAACCAGGTCATCATGCTGGGGAGCTAGGCGCATGGGCGTGATCATCGACAAAGAGTTGTGCACCGGCTGCGGCTCCTGCGTGGACGTCTGCCCCTTCGAGGCCCTGGAGCTCATCGACGACAAGGCGCAAGTCAACGACGCCTGCACCCTGTGCGGGGCCTGCGCCGACGAGTGCCCCGAGGGCGCCATCACCGTGCCCGAGGTGGAGCGCGCGGCCGACGAGCGCGCCGCCAGCGCCAAGGGCGTGTGGGTCTATGCCGAGCAGCGCGGCGGGGCCATGCCCGAGGTGGTGGCCGAGCTGTTGGGCCAAGGGCGCCGCCTGGCCGACGAACTGGGCGTGGAGCTGGGCGCGGCCTTGTTGGGCGCGGGCCTGGACGGCCTGGCCGGCGAGCTCTTCGCCATGGGCGCGGACGTGGTCTATCTGGCCGACGACCCCCGCCTGGGGCAGTTCAACGACGATCTTTACTGCGAGGTCCTGGCCCGGCTCATCACCGAGCACCAGCCCGAGATTCTCTTGGCCGGAGCCACCTCCCTGGGGCGCAGCCTGATTCCCCGCGTGGCCACGGCCGTGGCCACCGGGCTTACGGCGGACTGCACCGGCCTGAGCATCGATCCGGACAAGCGGCTTCTGTTGCAGACCCGCCCGGCATTCGGCGGCAATATCATGGCCACCATCGTCTGCCCCGCCGCCCGGCCTCAGATGGCCACGGTGCGGCCCCGGGTGATGAAGCAGAGCCCGCGCCAGGAGGGCCGCGAGGGCCGCTTGGTGACCCTGGATCTGAAGCCCGAGGACAAGGCGGCAACCGAGGTGCTGGAGGTGGTTCAGGCCATCGACGACCAGGTGAACCTGGTGGGCGCCGAGGTGGTGGTCTGCGGCGGGCGCGGCCTGGGCAAGGCCGAAGGCTTCGAACTGGTGCGCGAGCTGGCCACGGCTCTGGACGGGGTGGTGGGCGCCACCCGCGGGGCGGTGGATTCCGAGTGGATCGGCCACGCCCATCAGGTCGGCCAGACCGGCCGCACCGTGGCCCCCAAGCTCTATATAGCCTTGGGAGTGTCCGGCGCTGTGCAACATCTGGTGGGTATGCAGGGCTCCGAGACCATCGTGGCGGTCAACAGCGACCCCAACGCGCCCATTTTCGACGTGGCTCATTATGGTATAGTAGGTGACTTGTTCGAGGTCGCGCCGGCCATGCTGGCCCGCCTCAAAGAGTTGCGCGGCCAGGCCTAGAGCGCCGCGCCAAGGGAGGGCGACAGTTTGACTGAGCAAGGCAAGGTACATCTGATCACCGGCGGTTCCCGGGGCATCGGGCGGGCCATCGCCCTGGCCCTGGCCTCGGCCGGCGACGTGGTCTACTTCAACCACTTCGACCCCGACGATAGCGCGGCTGAGCAGACCGTGGCCATGCTCAAGGACGCGGGCGTCACCGCCTTTGGCCAGAAGTTCGATATCTGCGACCAGGCCCAGTGCCAGGCGTGGGTGAACGGCGCCTTCGAGGCCCAGGGCCGGGTGGACAACCTGATCAACAACGCGGGCATCACCATGGACGGCCTGCTGGTGCGCATGAGCGCCGAGCAGTTCAACAAGGTCATCCAGGTGAATCTGGTGGGCGCCTTCTACTGCTTGCAGGCGGCGGCCAAGCTGATGATGAAACAGCGCGGCGGCTCCATCGTGGGGCTGGCCTCCATCGCCGGGCAGATCGGCAACCCGGGGCAGGCCAACTACTCTGCCTCCAAGGCGGGGCTCATCGCCCTTACCAAGACCGCGGCCAAGGAGCTGGCTCCGCGCGGGGTGCGGGTGAACGCGGTGGCGCCTGGCTTCATCGAGACCGACATGGTCAACACCATCCCCGAAAAGCTTCAGGAGGCCATGAAGGCCATGATCCCCATGGGCCGGGCCGGCCAGCCCGAGGACGTGGCCGACGTGGTGGCCTTCCTGTGCTCCGATGCTGCCAGCTACGTCACCGGGCAGGTGATCGCCATCAACGGCGGCATGATGATGTAAGGCCCTCTTGGGCGAAGATCGGCAACGCCGCCTTCGGGCGGCGGACATATAGGGATTCAAAGACACGGCGGGCCCCCCGAGGCCCTGACACAAAATGGGAGAATAGGTTTCATGGACGACATCAAGGCAAAAGTCAAAGAGATCATCTGCGAGCAGCTTTCCGTGGCCCCCGAGGACGTGGTGCCCGAGGCATCTTTTGTCGACGACCTGGGCGCGGACTCCTTGGACTTGGTGGAGATGATCATGGCCATGGAAGAGGCCTTTGACGTTTCCATCGCCGACGAGGACGCCGAAAAGATCAAGACCGTCCAGGACGCCTGGGATTACATCGAGAAACTGAAGCAGTAGTAGCCTAGCTCCAGGGAGGGACCCCGGACGGGCGCGGTTTTTCCGCGCCGCCGGCGGGCATGGCATCGGGCGTTTAAGGAGTGATCGTGCAGCGCAGGGTGGTCGTAACTGGATTGGGGCTGGTGACGCCGCTGGGCACCGGCGTGGAAAAGACCTGGGAAGGGCTAAAGGCCGGCAAGAGCGGCATCGGCCCGATCACCAGGTTCGACGTTTCTTCCTTCAAGACCCAGATCGCGGGAGAGGTCCCTGACTTCGACCCCGAGGAGTGGGTGCCCAAAAAGAAGATACGCCGCCTCGATCCTTTCATTCATTTTGCCATCGGCGCGGCCAAGATGGCCTGGGAAATGGCCGGCTTGCCCGAGACCCTGGACGACGAGGTGGCCCCCCGGGCCGGCTGCATCCTGGGCGTGGGCCTGGGCGGCCTCATCACCCTGGAAGAGACCATCCGCATGACCGAACGGGATGGCTACAAAAGGGTGAGCCCCTTCTTCATCCCCAAGCTCATCGGCAACATGGCCCCGGGCGAAGTTTCCATGATCCACAATCTTCGCGGCACCAACCTCTGCGTGTGCACCGCCTGCGCGGCGGGCACCCACGCGGTGGGCGAGGCCATGAAGAACATCCAGCGCGGCGCCACCGACCTTATGGTCTGCGGCGGGGCCGAGGTGGTCTGCACCGCCACGACGCTGTCGGGCTTCGGCGCGGCACGGGCCCTCAGTACGCGCAACGATGATCCCCAGCGGGCCAGCCGCCCCTTTGACCGCGACCGCGACGGCTTTGTCATGTCCGAGGGCTCGGGGGTGCTGATCCTGGAAGAGCTGGAGCACGCCAAGGCGCGCGGGGTGCCCATCCTGGCCGAGCTGGTGGGCTACGGCCTCAGTTCCGACGCCTACCACATGACCGCTCCCGACCCCACGGCCCAGGGCTTCGTGCGCTGCATGCAGATGGCCCTGGAGGACGCCGGCGTCAACCCCGAGGAGCTGGACTACATCAACGCCCACGGCACCTCCACCGACCTGAACGACGCCACCGAGACCAAGGCCATCAAGATCCTGTTCGGGGACCACGCCTACAAGCTGGCCATCTCCAGCACCAAGAGCATGTTGGGCCACATGCTGGGGGCCACCGGCGGGGTGGAGGCGGCGATCAGCGTTTTGGCCCTGCGCGACCAGATCATGCCGCCCACCACCAACTACGAGAACCCCGATCCCCAATGCGACCTGGATTACGTGCCCAACCAGGCCCGCGAGGGCAAGATCAAAACCGTGCTCAGCAACTCCTTCGGCTTCGGCGGCACCAACGCCAGCGTCCTGTTCAAGGTCTACCAACCCTAGGGCGGGCGCGCCGGGCGCGGCCGGAGCTTTTATACAGCGGAGGCTCGCTCATTTGGACTCCAGACCATCCAAGGACGCCTACTATCTGAATCTGGCCCGCGAAGTCAGCCACCGGGGCACCTGCCTGCGCCGCCGCTACGGCGCGGTCATCGTCAAGGACGACCAGATCGTCTCCACGGGCTACGCCGGAGCGCCGCGCGGGGTGGCCAACTGCGTGGACCTTGGCGTGTGCATGCGCCAGGAAATGGACATTCCGCCGGGCCAGCGCTATGAGCTTTGCCGCTCGGTGCACGCTGAAATGAACGCCGTTATTCACGCCTCCAGGGCTCAGACCCTGGGGGCGGTGTTGTATCTGGCCGGTATTGAGGTGGCCGACGGAAAGCCCACCAAGCATCCCGAGCCCTGCCTCCTTTGCCGGCGGGTGATCATCAACGCCGGCATCGCCGAGGTGGTGGTGCAGCCGCGCGACTCGGAGGTCATTCACCTGGACCCCCAGGACTGGATCGACGAGGAGAATCGCGCGGCCAAGCAGGGACTGGCCGCGCCCAAGGTTTTGCCCATGGCCTAGGCTTAGGCGAGGGAAGGGGAGGAAGCTCGTGAGGTGCCCATACTGCGGCAAGCTGGACAACAAGGTGGTGGATTCGCGCGTCAGCAAGGACGCCTCGGTGATCCGCCGCCGCCGTCAATGCCTGGACTGCGACCAGCGCTTCACCACCTATGAGCGGGTGGAGGAGATGGAGACCTACGTGGTCAAGAAGGACGGCAGCCGCGAAGTCTACGACCGCGCCAAGCTCAAGAACGGCATCCTCAAGGCCCTGCACAAGCGGCCGGTGTCCATCGAAAAGGTGGAGTCCTTCCTGGACGCCCTGGAGACCGGTTTCCAGGAGCGCGGCGCCCGCGAGATTCCGGTGCGCGAGCTGGGCGAGGCGGTGATGAACGCGCTCAAGGAGATGGACGACGTGGCCTACGTGCGCTTCGCCAGCGTGTACCGCGAGTTCCGCGACGTGGACGAGTTCATGCGCGAGGTCAAGAAGCTCCTGGCCCAGCGCGAGGAAGACCTGCCAGGGGCCTGATGCCTTTTTCCGATCCACAGCCTATGGACGCCCACTTCATGCTACGGGCCCTGGCGCTCACCCGCCGGGGCCTGGGCTTTTCCTCGCCCAATCCGGCGGTGGGCGCGGTGGTGGTGGCCCATGGCCGCATCGTGGGCCAGGGCTGGCACGCCAAGGCCGGCACCCCCCACGCCGAAGTGCACGCCCTGGCCGACGCGGGCGAGGCCGCCCAGGGAGCCACCATCTATGTGACCCTGGAGCCCTGCCATCACCAGGGCCGCACCCCGCCCTGCACCAGCGCCATCCAGAAGGCGGGCATCGCCCGGGTGGTCTACGGAGCCTCGGACCCCAACCCCAAGGTGGCTGGAGGCGGCGGGCAGTTCTTGGCCGCGCAAGGCCTGGAGGTCACCCCCGGCGTCCTGGCCCAGGCCTGCGAGCGTGAGCACCGTTTTTTCATGACCCACATCACCAAGGCCCGGCCCCACGTGATCCTGAAAACCGCGGCCACCCTGGACGGCAAGACCGCCACGGCCACGGGCCACAGCAGGTGGGTCACCGGCCCGGCCAGCCGCCGCTACGTGCACCGTTTGCGCGGCTGGATGGACGCCATCATGGTGGGCTCTGGCACGGCCCTGGCCGACGACCCGGAGCTGACCTGCCGTCTGCCAAGGGGAGGCAATCCCCTGCGCGTGGTGGTGGACAGCCGTTTGCGCCTGCCTTCCACGGCCAAGGTGCTCTCTCCCCAAGCGCCGGGCTGCCTGGTGGCCTGCGGGCCGGAGGCATCGCGGGAAGACGAGCAGCGGCTGATTGCCGCCGGGGCCGATGTGCTGCGCCTGCCCGCCGGCGAGTCGGGCGGGGTGGACCTGAGCGCCTTGCTGAAGGATCTGGGCGCGCGGGGCATCACCAGCCTGTTGGCCGAGGGCGGGGCGGGCCTAGCCTGGGGCTTGTGGTCCGCTGGCCTGGTGGACGAGGCCATGTACTTCTACGCGCCCAAGGTGGTGGGCGGGGCGAGCGCCCCCTCCATGGTGGCCGGGCCCGGGGTGGAGACCATGAGCGATGCCTTCCGAGTGTCGCGGCCCGTGATGCGGCGCTTCGGGGATGATGTTATGCTTTGCTTTGGAGCGAAAAATGAGCCCGCAACCTGAGCATACACATCATGAGGAGAGAGACATGGGCGATAGCTTCGGCTGGGTGGAGCTGACCACCGACGATCTGGAAGCGGCCAAGGATTTCTACGGCCAGGTTTTCGATTGGAAGATGGAGTCCTTTGGCGAGGCTCCCATGCCCTACTACATTGTCAAAGCCCACGGCAAGAGGCGGGGCGGCATGATGGCCAAGACCAGCTCCCGCACCCCGGTGGCCTGGACCCCCTACGTGGAGGTGGACGACCTCTCGGCCACCTGCGACCGGGTGGAGCGTCTGGGCGGCCGCATCCTCAAGCACAAGACCGCCATTCCCGGCATGGGCTGGTTCGCGGTGGTGCACGACCCCCAAGGCGCGGTCCTGGGCCTGTGGCAGTCGCGCAAGGGCTAGACGAAAGGGGTTAGGCCTTGTTCACCGGATTAGTGGAAGGCACCGGCACCCTGGGGCGCATCAGCCCCTCGGGGCCGGACAGCGTGCTGAGCATCTCCCCGCCCTGGCCGGTGGGGGAGACGGTCCTGGGCGAGTCCATCGCCATCAACGGGGCCTGCCTCACGGTAACCCGCATCACCGGCGAGGGCTTCACCGTGGACGTGTCGGCCGAGACGCTCTCGCGCACCACCCTGGGCAAAATGAGGCCCGGGGCCAAGGTGAACCTGGAGCGGGCCATGCAGTTGGGCGACCGCCTGGGCGGCCACCTGGTCAGCGGGCACATCGACTGCGTGGGCGCCATCGCCAAGCGCGAGGAGGTGGGCGGCTCCACCCGCTTCGAGGTGACCATCCCTCCCGAGCACCTGCGCTTAATGGTGGAAAAGGGCTCCGTGGCCGTGGACGGCATCAGCCTCACCGTGAACTGGGTGGGCCCGGACCGCTTCGGCCTGAACATCATTCCTCACACCATGAGCGCCACCACCCTTAATCTTGCTAAGCAAGGCGATTCTGTTAATATTGAGACCGACTTGATCGGCAAGTACGTGGCCAGGCTGCTGAATCGCGATGAAGCGGAAAATGGCCAGGATCGTTCCGGCCTGAGCGTCGAGGACTTGAGGCGCGCGGGCTGGTAGCCGGGGGCCGGCGCCCCCAGGAGCGGGGCCGTGCAAGGGGTGGAGTTCACAGGCTACTATCCCGGGGTGATCGGCGAGATCACCCGCCTGCACGCCGTCTACTATGCCGACAACTGGGGCTTTGATTTGTCCTTCGAGTCCCAGGTGGGCCGGGAGCTGGCCGAGTTTCTGGCCCGCTTCAACCCGGCCCGCGATTTTTTTGTTGCCGCCCGGGGCCCCCAGGGCCTGGCCGGAGCGGTGGCTCTGGACGGCGAGTTCGCCGAGGGAGCCAGGGTCCGCTGGTTCATCGTGGACCCGGCCATGCAGGGCAGCGGCCTGGGCCGCGACCTGCTGGACATGCTCCTGGGTTTTGCCCGCGCGGCGGGCCACCGGCGACTGTTCCTGTGGACCTTCCAGGGCCTGGAGGCCGCCCGCAAGCTCTATGAGCAGGCCGGTTTCGTCCTGGACGAGGAGCACCGGGTGGAGCAGTGGGGCGACGCCATCATCGAGCAGAAGCTGGTGCTGGAGCTGTAGGCCCCGCCGACTAGAGTAGAGTTTTCCAGCCCGCGCGGCTGATCATGTTAGGAGAAAGTTCATGCCCCTGGCCAGCATCGCAGAGGCCATCGAGGACATACGCAACGGCAAGATGGTCATCCTGGTCGACGACGAAGATCGGGAGAACGAGGGCGACCTCACCATGGCCGCCGAGCTGTGCACCCCCGAGGCCATCAACTTCATGGCCAAGTACGGCCGGGGCCTCATCTGCCTCAGCCTCACCCCGGACATGGTGCAGCGCCTGGGCCTGCCGCTGATGGTGCGCGACAACCAGTCGCCCTTTGAGACCGCCTTCACCGTGTCCATCGAGGCGCGCAAGGGCGTGACCACCGGCATCAGCGCCCAGGACCGGGCCGTGACCATCCGCACCGCAGTGGACCCGGGCGCGGGCCCGGCCGACCTGGTGAGCCCGGGGCACGTATTCCCCCTGCGGGCCAAGCGCGGCGGCACCTTGGTGCGCACCGGCCAGACCGAGGGCTCGGTGGACCTGGCCCGCCTGGCCGGCCTCACCCCCTCCGGGGTGATCTGCGAGATCATGAAGGACGACGGCACCATGGCCCGCATGCCGGACCTGGAGGAGTTCGCCGTGGAGCACGATCTCAAGAT
This window of the Desulfarculaceae bacterium genome carries:
- the greA gene encoding transcription elongation factor GreA, which translates into the protein MSRTLLTREGHKSLQDQLDQLRKVDLPANVKAIEEARAHGDLSENAEYHAAKERNAIIMSKIAEIKNLLAVAEIVDPLPDPNGRVVFGCRFTVYDVDGDVEFSYQIVGEAESDATAGRISMTSPIGQALLGKEEGEEVSVRTPGGVRLLEIVSVE
- a CDS encoding acyl-CoA dehydrogenase family protein; protein product: MDYFFTEEQEMIRDLCRQIAEERIKPVRAELDEKEQFPSEIMKALAQADLFQIIIPEQYGGLGGGCLENCIAVEELSRACCGVSTSYAASFLGAYPILLYGSEAQKEKYLPLIGSGEQYCAFALTESASGSDAGSIATEAKKDGDSYVLNGSKQWITNGGEAGIYTVIAITDRSKGPRGASAFIVEADDPGFSVGKKETKLGIRASATAELIFNDCRIPADRLVGREGLGFVVAMRTFDKSRPGVGAQAVGVAAGALDEAAAFARTRKQFGKPIITFQAVAHMLADMATEIEAARALVYCTARFIDSGAKDFSKVSAMAKVFPSDVAMRATTNAVQVLGGHGYMRDYPVEKMMRDAKILQIYEGTNQIQRNVIGQELNKEYGRK
- a CDS encoding DUF177 domain-containing protein codes for the protein MKIAVKDIQPEGLAVNFSDNAAQPGDLGPQVEAIAQAPRAELRLEREGDLVFAKGSYAAELVLACSRCLGPAPLGLEGTVDWTFRPLPEDAPEELRLAGEEMELSFYKDGVIDLAQALRDELGLALPMAPLCSQACPGLCPVCGKPIEEGKACCAEEKIDPRWAKLAQLKKE
- the rpmF gene encoding 50S ribosomal protein L32 codes for the protein MAVPKRRHSTTRGKKRRSHDAIALPNTVACPQCGEPKMPHRVCPSCGTYKGRQAVQTEE
- the plsX gene encoding phosphate acyltransferase PlsX, producing the protein MRIALDGMGGDKAPEAVVKGAVRALSENPSDVEIILVGQPEALEPLLERESYPSDRLHLHPATQVVAMDASPGTALRRLPDSSIRVCYDLHKSGEADAVISAGNSGAVMALGVVIMGRLAEVDRPALASVFPALKGATLLIDVGANVDCTPLMLLQFGYMGSVYAEKVMGVPSPKVGLLSIGEEPGKGNTVVKQAAEHLNNSGLNFIGNVEGRDMFVGETQVIVCDGFVGNVCIKLVEGFADTFEYFFREYMSHSIKGRLGGLLLREQFRDVASRLDYSNYGGAPLLGINGVGLIAHGASSPKAIATAVKVAADAVRAEVTRHLAEGLEQYRGRLLGQGFLD
- a CDS encoding electron transfer flavoprotein subunit beta/FixA family protein — its product is MKIAVCIKQVPDTANVKLDPETHTLKREGVESIVNPFDLFALEAALRIREQAGGEIVAVSMGPPQAESVLKEAVGYGVDECLLLSDRAFAGADTWATTAALAAGIQGLGDVDLVVCGKQAVDGDTAQVGPGIARRLGIPHVAFVKGFREMADGRLVVERQMDDGFDVVALPLPGLITVVREVGEPRPPSLKGKMRAKKYQVPMKGAAELGLTPEQVGLAGSYTQVVKVFAPSVSGDRKKLTGPPQETGASVIDALVENQVIMLGS
- a CDS encoding AmpG family muropeptide MFS transporter, whose protein sequence is MPGIIRQIFSPRMLVALLMGFSCGLPLLLTISLLQAWMRAQGVDLATIGLMALVGLPYTLKFLWAPLVDRYTLPFLGRRRGWLLVAQVLLTGAIVALGFSEPAKAPTVLALVALLVTFFSASQDIVVDAYRREDLSDEELGLGSSLYVNGYRVGMLLASGGGMIMADHIGFTQVYMIMAAAMGVGIITTLLCREPPHPGGTPTSLRDAVIEPFVEYFQRSGALGLLAFVLLYKIGDSMASTMTIPFYLDTGFTNSEIGAVVKLFGFWATVGGGLFGGVVILKLGIRRCLWIFGILQAVSTAGFAALAYIGHQIWALAAVIAFENLASGMGTAAFLAFMATLTDKRFTATQYALLSSLIGIPRVVASAPTGWMAQYMGWPGFFIFCTLAAIPGLILLVKYAPAKRPPQKVDA